The DNA segment CAACACCTTTTTAAATACAACTTAAACAGCAGTCGTAAGCAGTAGACCAACTTTATCCAACCGGCTTTGCCACTGTTATGTTTGCCTTCGTCAGAGGGTCTGTTTGATTTAACAACATCAGAGGTCATCGTAGATAACTTTCAACTTGACAAGGGGAAGGTTGTTCACCTCTCGAGTACTGATAAAACCTACAGTAGtcacaaactgttttttctcCCAACAGTCTATCACAGGCTTTGCACACAGCTGCTTCCAGTATGCTATTGGCAAGAAGTGGCCCCTGTACATGAGCACGAAGAACACCATTCTCAAAGCCTACGACGGCAgatttaaagacattttccaGGAAGTCTTTGAAAAGTGAGCATCATCTGTCTCTGGTCCCCTTTTTGTGGCACAAGGAAACTGttatgtgttttatctttgttttagAAACATGAAGATTATGATTATAGACACTATTATAGATAATTGGgccacattcattttaaattttgtaattttttgtttaacattttaaatagcCAAATGTAACTctaatttattgtgttttctttacaggAACTACAAGCCTGAATTTGACAAGCTGAAGATCTGGTATGAGCACAGGCTCATTGATGACATGGTCGCCCAAGTGCTGAAGTCTTCTGGAGCCTTTGTGTGGGCCTGCAAGAACTATGACGGAGATGTTCAGTCTGATATCCTGGCACAGGGTGAGATGCTGTTTGGAAAACTCTTTTACCTCTTAAGAAATAATGTCCTTACAAAATACTGAAACCCACAAGATCCTTAACATTTCTGGcacattttgtttcctgttttaggCTTTGGCTCTCTGGGACTGATGACATCAGTTCTCGTTTGCCCTGACGGCAAGACCATCGAGGCTGAGGCTGCCCACGGCACCGTGACCAGGCACTTCCGCGAGCACCAGAAGGTCAGTAACCACGCAGCTCTGTATTGGGAACATTTCAGCTGAGCAGTGAGACTGAAAATGTgagaagccaaaatatcaccTGGCAAGGAGACTGTAATCTGTGGCGTTATACTGCCATCATGTGGCGAAAATAAGGAAGGACAAGTTTACACAGATGCCTGCAACTAGTGCATGATCAATGCTCTGCAATCATTATTTGAATGAATACCGGTCGTGTAGTTAAAACTCTAACATTATCCTCAACTGTATTTTCAGGGAAGGCCGACCAGCACCAACCCCATTGCCAGCATTTTTGCCTGGACCAGAGGCCTGGAGCATCGTGGCAAACTTGACGGCAACTCAGACCTTATTAAGTAAGAGAAGTGTGATATTAAAGCAAACACACTCACCTTTTGAGGAGATGAACGTtctaaatatgtgtgtttgtcttgcagGTTCTCCCAAACACTGGAGAGGGTGTGTGTTGAGACTGTTGAGAGTGGTATTATGACCAAGGATCTCGCAGGCTGCATCCATGGCCTGCCCAAGTAAgtttatttctaaattaaaaCTTTAGTTTTACATTGCAGCTGTTAAGGTAACATTGACTTCTGTAACACGTAACTTACTAAGATGATGACGGTGATGATTATTTACACTCAGTAGCCATTTTCATTAGATGGTCTTGAGCATGAGTTCAGTAATATGCTGGACATATCCAATAGGGATCTTTATCCTCCGTGTCAGGCAGTACATCCACGAAGGCACAGTCGACGTGTTCAGACACATTCAACATGTTGAATGGAGTCATCAGTTTCAAACCCAAATGTCTTGGGTGAGTGCATAGTTACAAAAATGGCATATTTTACCTGGGAGACTTCTGAAGGTGTAAGGAAGCATCTGGCCCCAGAGAcgctgaaaataaaaagtggaaAGCTCTTGTTACCCGTGGGACATCACACCTAGAGCATGTAGAATAACCAGTATGAAAGAAACCAACGTGGATATGCACTCATCAGGCACCTGTAAGCACTGAAAATGGTTTgcatgtaaatattaaaaaacaaggAGTTATtagaaatgttatattttcaacAATGTTTTGGAGAAAATGCTAAGCATACCCTTAGTTACAATCCTTTGTAATAGTGAGAATGTGCTTCTGATGATGCTGTTTGCATTTTGAACCTTGGCTTGTTAAATATTGTATCGGCCATTTTTCACTGCTGAGATTTTATACACCAAACAATTGAAAAAGATTATCAGTAAATTTATCAGTGATACAAATAATCTTTAGGTGCAGGCTTAATTTATAAAGTGTATCTATTTAGTTGATgattcatgtttatgttttgggACATCAAGTCCATAattgcacacaaacatgaataatttgGGACGTTAAGTGGCAGAGTTCCTCCTTTTTAACTTTAGATGAAAATATTCTCTTTCATTAAATCACCACCATGATCAGTCTGAACCTCGTTGGTTCTTACTCCACTTGTGATCTGCTATCATGCAatacatgtcagtgtgtttgctgaATAACTCAAACATGACTAATACTGGGGAAGTTTGTTTGAACATGAGTCCAtggtcagaaaaaaaagattcctcATTCTGTTGCAAATGACAATGTGGATCCAGGAGACTTTTATTATAATGAAATATTACGCATGTGCATTTTTGCTGATTTCAAATGCACATGAATGAAGAAGAACAAAGTATTGCCAGACTGTTCGACTAGATGCAGGTACAGAttgaatattttattctttaaacgTTCTATTAAACCCTTTTATCAAGGGTTAGGTAGCTCTGGTGGAGGTGTTGTTCACCATCTTGTTTCTGCACATGACTGGTATTTGTTCTAGATTATCAATAGTTGCACTGGCCTGtttccatctttttctttttagcatctttttttgttattgttttttatccATGAAGGTTTGAACCTCACATATGAGCCAAATAATGAATGTTACTTTTCTTAATGACACTACATTTCTGTAGacacatgtaaatacagaaggacatttattttttaaacaatgcagCTGTATTGTTGTCCCAAGTCGTACCACGTTTAATTAAGATGCAAAAATCAAGCATCAAAACCAAATATTCAAGTCATTAGAAGAACTGTTACTAACAGCAATAACAATGCTaaaccccccccctcactgATTGTAttgctatttatttttttgtttcttgtagTGCAATATTGAATTTTCTCATCTACTCTGTCCTGTCTTGCCTTCTCAGTGTCAAGCTGGACGAGCACTACGTCAACACCACGGACTTCCTCGACGCCATCAAGACAAACCTGGAGAAAGCCCTCGGCAAGTGAAGGACTTGAAAGAATATATAGTTCTCCTGGAGATGGCCATGTCACTCCTCTGTTTTTGTACCTCATTTTAACTTAAAAGGTCAATAAATCCACTTGCACTTCAtctgaaggaagaaaaaaaaagtactgtTTATAGGGTTGTGTAGTGCTCTGTTAGGTTAGTCAACAGTTGAGAGTTGTCCTTCCACCTGATGCCTCCCTCACGATCTATCCCACTTGTTTgcaaggttttatttttgtaatgtgAAGTACTGTATTCGATTACTGTGTAATGCCTTGGGCAGGACTGAATCCTATGTCAAACATTTGCCAATAAATCCCTTGTTTGACCCATTActagtgttttttcttttagaacaaacaaatgctcggcttttttttaaaggtaaataaatttatttttttacagtattgTCTGGTACACAACATTGTACATACATTTCTATCCACATCATCTCCACACTAATGTCTAATACAGAAAGCCATTTAAGCACGTTTCCCTTTGTAGCATCACTAAAACAGTGATGGAGTGAACACAAGCTGAAAAAATGCACAGAAAgtagcatttttatttttaaatgcgcTATATCGACATTGCGAATGGATACCTTTTTTCAGGTTACGAGTTTGAAAAGCTAAGCACTGGGGAAACTGAATAGATTGAGCATTTCCCAAATCATTTTCCATGAGGTCCATGGCCCTGTCACATGTTGGGAGGTTGTCGTTCATCACTTGAGACCAGAGTACAGCATGATGGATGGCACgctctcacagacacactggggCACTTAATATTTCTCTCCGAGTTTTTTTGGGACAATTCTTGTTGAGATTCATCCATTAAAAAAGGGCTGAGATGTGAATGCAGGGTTTGCATTGGTTTTGAAAAATGCTGCAGTCTTGTCTCGTAAAGGCCTGGATGAGGTTTGTTGGAAAGAGGAGGTGTACCATAGTCCGCTCTCCGTGGTAATCTTTTGAAGAGATCTACAGATGGGAGGGAAACCTGAATGTAATTTCACGAGGTCTCCGACTGAACCCCAAGAAATCCAATGTCCCAGCTCTACACACCGTCAACGAAGACACTGACGgttcctgctgctgcaagaTTGATCCAATTCTTTGGTAAAGGGCTACgaccatttgaaaaaaaaaagggtattttgatttttctttccattagtATCTTAAAACattccacagaaacatttacattcataGACTAGAGATCAAAACAGGGTGATGCTTGTTAATGCAGAAACCTAAAATGTAGACACAGCGGTCCTCAGTGCAACGCACTGATTATAGCACCAGCCATCAAACAAGACGACTGATACATCCTGTAcaataatatacaataaaacACGGACTGAAAATCCAATGGAATTTAAGTCATTTTACAGACCTCAAATTTAATTTATCACAGTATAAATCAAAGTGAATTGTTGACCTCTGCGACTTGAAAAGCTTTGGCAAGTGAGAAGAGGAGTTACACTTATTCCCTTCTTTAACCCTCCACATGAGTTTACCCCAGCAAACTGAGAGGTCGTCTGAATGAGTAAGTGCACAAACATCAACATAGGCTTTTGATGcttgttgaaaaaaatgtgcttttccAAATAAGGCTCAGAGGATGATCCTGTTTTTAAGCAACAAAGCACTGACAACATATACgtatttatatagatttattttaaCCCATCTCTTAAGTATTTTAGACTGTCCACTTTTctcaaatataatatatgtattcaGTAGATTTGCAGTGTTTTAGAGATGAAAACTATGTAAATTAAGTTAAAAAGTGTACATTTACAAATTTAG comes from the Hippoglossus stenolepis isolate QCI-W04-F060 chromosome 5, HSTE1.2, whole genome shotgun sequence genome and includes:
- the idh2 gene encoding isocitrate dehydrogenase [NADP], mitochondrial, with product MAGYLKVVSSLSRSAATAFSRNPAVLAPAANCQTSQQRNYADKRIKVAQPVVEMDGDEMTRIIWEFIKEKLILSNVDVELKYYDLGLPYRDQTDDQVTIDSALATKKYNVAVKCATITPDEDRVEEFSLKKMWKSPNGTIRNILGGTVFREPITCKNIPKLVPGWTQPITIGRHAFGDQYKATDFVVDQPGKFKMIFTPANGSPGKEWEVYDFPGGGCGMGMYNTDESITGFAHSCFQYAIGKKWPLYMSTKNTILKAYDGRFKDIFQEVFEKNYKPEFDKLKIWYEHRLIDDMVAQVLKSSGAFVWACKNYDGDVQSDILAQGFGSLGLMTSVLVCPDGKTIEAEAAHGTVTRHFREHQKGRPTSTNPIASIFAWTRGLEHRGKLDGNSDLIKFSQTLERVCVETVESGIMTKDLAGCIHGLPNVKLDEHYVNTTDFLDAIKTNLEKALGK